The following proteins come from a genomic window of Gossypium raimondii isolate GPD5lz chromosome 5, ASM2569854v1, whole genome shotgun sequence:
- the LOC105765887 gene encoding protein SUPPRESSOR OF GENE SILENCING 3 homolog, whose translation MANELAFDLIYGVGDEKDIFELSYATFAEELQLQEILKESMMGSEKELEDAASEANQKLECLVSHGLSNTECAISHVSEIHEPQSFNKQGSARWRPQQRFGYIEQQRINWDDKGRDRFRWRKPTGWHNIRGRRVGDVPQTSSSKEFHAKTSSWGEGSPLVGTGNIEDPKGKGKAIDDGWLLVSKWKSESRGGNSVDKQQVDLGHPNHLKGSKDDDTSAVHEDDCESLDDEDDFDSDDSQKSYESRKKSKWFKEFFERMDALNAEEIDQTLWHCPACQGGPGAIKWYRSISDLIAHSKKIGSRRVKLHQELAMLLEGELCIRGTSVSPPADPIVGTWKGLKEEARDHQVVWPPMVVIMNTMTSNSKDGKFVGMGSHELLEHFSSFPALKAQHSYGPQGHRGLSVLIFESSAVGYLEAERLHQNFLDQGLDKFAWNSCTNEVLPGGERQLYGFMAVKEDLDCFNQHCQGKSKLKYELKSYQEAVLNEIKKMREDSQQLIRLKDKLEEEIKRAKTLERSVDDLSRNLQQRMKDICIFERRVKSLHEDNKEEVESQEIFYKDQIKILEARVKELDHKLKESGASPLHTGEPEPAMSGLLEEEHTPYQYNSNLGIDEDSSLENGKLPSKSNENGD comes from the exons ATGGCCAACGAATTAGCATTTGATCTGATCTATGGAGTTGGTGACGAGAAGGATATTTTCGAGCTTTCATATGCTACATTTGCTGAAGAGTTGCAGCTCCAGGAGATCCTGAAGGAGTCCATGATGGGTTCTGAAAAGGAGCTGGAAGATGCAGCTAGTGAAGCCAACCAGAAACTTGAGTGTCTTGTCAGCCATGGATTATCCAACACGGAATGTGCTATCTCCCATGTCTCAGAGATTCATGAGCCTCAGTCGTTCAATAAACAGGGGTCAGCAAGATGGCGTCCCCAGCAGAGGTTTGGTTACATTGAGCAACAGAGGATAAACTGGGATGACAAAGGAAGAGACCGTTTCAGGTGGAGGAAACCTACAGGGTGGCACAACATTAGGGGAAGAAGGGTGGGAGATGTTCCTCAAACCAGTTCCAG CAAGGAATTTCATGCAAAAACCAGTTCCTGGGGTGAAGGCAGTCCTCTTGTTGGCACTGGTAATATTGAAGATCCTAAGGGTAAAGGCAAAGCCATAGATGATGGCTGGTTGCTGGTCTCCAAATGGAAATCCGAAAGCAGGGGTGGAAACAGTGTTGACAAACAGCAGGTTGATCTCGGGCATCCTAATCATTTAAAGGGTTCAAAAGATGACGACACAAGTGCTGTTCACGAAGATGATTGCGAGTCCTTGGATGATGAGGATGACTTTGATTCCGATGATAGTCAAAAGAGCTACGAGAGTCGCAAGAAGAGTAAATGGTTTAAGGAATTTTTTGAGAGAATGGACGCCTTGAATGCAGAGGAGATTGATCAAACCCTGTGGCACTGTCCAGCATGCCAAGGTGGTCCAGGTGCCATCAAATGGTACAGAAGCATTAGTGACCTGATAGCACATTCCAAAAAGATTGGATCGAGAAGGGTGAAGTTACATCAAGAGCTCGCGATGCTTCTAGAAGGGGAGTTGTGCATTAGGGGAACATCAGTTTCTCCTCCTGCTGACCCAATTGTTGGTACTTGGAAAGGTTTAAAAGAGGAGGCAAGAGATCATCAAGTAGTTTGGCCTCCCATGGTTGTCATTATGAACACAATGACAAGCAAttcaaaggatggaaag TTTGTTGGCATGGGAAGTCATGAGCTTCTTGAGCACTTCAGCTCGTTTCCTGCTTTAAAGGCTCAACATTCCTATGGTCCTCAAGGTCACCGTGGTTTGAGCGTCTTGATCTTTGAGAGCTCGGCGGTAGGTTATTTAGAAGCCGAACGACTGCATCAGAATTTTTTGGACCAAGGATTGGATAAATTTGCTTGGAATTCTTGTACAAACGAAGTCCTGCCAGGAGGAGAGCGCCAACTTTATGGTTTCATGGCAGTGAAAGAGGACCTGGATTGCTTCAACCAGCATTGCCAAG GTAAATCAAAGCTCAAATATGAGCTCAAATCATATCAAGAAGCGGTTCTGAATGAAATCAAGAAAATGAGGGAGGATAGCCAGCAACTTATCCGGCTCAAGGATAAGcttgaagaagaaataaaacGAGCAAAAACTCTTGAAAGATCAGTCGATGATCTAAGTAGGAACCTGCAACAGAGAATGAAGGACATCTGCATATTTGAACGAAGGGTCAAATCACTGCATGAAGATAACAAAGAAGAG GTGGAATCCCAGGAGATCTTTTataaggatcaaattaaaattctgGAAGCAAGAGTGAAAGAGCTTGATCACAAGTTGAAGGAATCTGGCGCAAGTCCTTTACATACAGGGGAACCTGAACCTGCCATGTCCGGCCTATTGGAGGAGGAGCACACTCCATATCAGTACAACAGCAACCTCGGCATTGATGAAGATTCAAGTTTGGAGAATGGAAAGCTTCCAAGCAAATCCAATGAAAATGGAGATTGA